The following proteins are encoded in a genomic region of Sander lucioperca isolate FBNREF2018 chromosome 23, SLUC_FBN_1.2, whole genome shotgun sequence:
- the LOC116053726 gene encoding NACHT, LRR and PYD domains-containing protein 1-like, whose product MEIEAPVTAVNYSVTNTLPAHSLLQIFSSDPGWSRRDSSCLPRSSSMPSLSQITSEKIKTLTRAESLPDMLLKTSFEEFTPDITADESDETYRFQCSCPGLYQCSVTGLVFHMEGEGDVVYRIVPWTRRLLAQHHKKPAGPLFDIKCLQQSVCQLHLPHCEIRSTGGCDFLSVAHVNDEGIEFISPHRITETHVIINITGFSGFGIVKDEDSPPDLVRALVLLFYRPPADPDPESLLNVLLLPRNVVLRDVQRIRKKLVGDENYIETSPHCKLHPNQEYSLSTCPEDNSVLVQPTEAEFDCDNYDNFFPSFQVSLETIMKHINLFLRDTNSSHSVWERRVCLSSTGVRRSCGPSSVNLRPNDRLLEIRSSFIDGISGPVLKSLLDKLLEKKVMADSERESVDSMKNTRDKARFVIDTVRKKGEAASSEMIEFLCEADPFLCEHLGLI is encoded by the coding sequence ATGGAAATAGAGGCGCCTGTTACAGCTGTGAACTACTCAGTCACAAACACCCTGCCGGCCCATTCTCTCCTCCAAATCTTCTCCTCAGATCCTGGTTGGAGTAGAAGAGACTCCAGCTGCCTGCCTCGTTCTTCCAGCATGCCTTCACTGAGTCAAATAACCTCTGAAAAGATCAAGACCTTAACACGAGCTGAAAGCTTACCTGACATGCTGTTAAAAACCAGCTTTGAGGAGTTTACACCTGATATCACTGCTGATGAAAGCGATGAAACCTACAGGTTCCAGTGCTCCTGCCCAGGCCTGTACCAGTGCAGTGTGACCGGCCTGGTGTTCCACATGGAGGGAGAAGGGGACGTGGTTTACAGGATTGTCCCTTGGACCAGGAGGCTACTGGCCCAGCATCACAAGAAGCCTGCAGGACCCCTGTTTGACATCAAATGTCTGCAGCAGTCGGTGTGTCAGCTTCATCTCCCACACTGTGAGATCCGCTCCACAGGTGGATGTGATTTCTTGTCAGTTGCTCATGTGAACGATGAGGGCATTGAGTTTATCAGCCCTCATAGGATAACAGAAACTCATGTTATTATAAACATCACAGGGTTTTCTGGTTTCGGTATTGTCAAGGATGAAGATTCACCACCTGACCTGGTCCGAGCGCTGGTTCTGCTGTTCTACAGGCCCCCAGCTGATCCTGATCCTGAATCCCTCCTCAATGTGTTGTTGCTACCGAGGAACGTTGTTCTCCGGGATGTGCAGCGCATCCGGAAGAAGTTAGTTGGAGATGAGAACTACATAGAGACATCCCCACACTGTAAACTGCACCCAAATCAGGAATACTCTCTGTCCACTTGTCCTGAAGACAACTCGGTTCTAGTTCAACCAACAGAAGCAGAGTTTGACTGTGACAACTATGACAACTTCTTCCCATCATTCCAGGTGAGCTTAGAAACAATAATGAAACACATTAACCTGTTTTTGAGGGACACCAACAGCTCCCACAGTGTCTGGGAAAGACGAGTTTGTTTATCATCCACTGGAGTAAGAAGGTCCTGTGGGCCGAGCTCTGTGAATCTCCGTCCTAATGACAGGCTGTTGGAGATACGGAGCAGCTTCATCGATGGGATATCAGGACCTGTTCTCAAAAGTCTGCTGGACAAACTGTTGGAGAAAAAGGTGATGGCTGATTCTGAGAGGGAGTCAGTGGACTCGATGAAAAACACAAGAGACAAAGCTCGTTTTGTTATCGACACAGTGAGGAAGAAAGGTGAAGCTGCTAGTTCAGAGATGATTGAGTTCCTCTGTGAGGCCGACCCGTTTCTCTGTGAACATCTTGGGTTGATCTGA